The segment CTCCGGAGTGGTTGCCGAGGGGGTGGTCGGCCGTGGCGGACTGGCTGGAACCGTTCGTCGCCCGGATCAACAGCGCCGGCGACCTGGACGCGGCGCTCGACGTCATGCGGCGGCAGGACCGGCGCGACGGCGTGCCCGAGGTGGGCCGGGCCGCCCGGCAGGCCGAGCTGGGGCACGCGCTCTTCCTGCGGTACGAGCAGCGCGGCCATCGCCGGTCCCTCGACGCCGCGCTGCGCACGATGGAGTCCGCCGACCCCGGCGAACTGGCCGACAACCTCGGCGGCGTTCTCCTGCGCACCTACGAGCTGGACAGCGCCCCGGCCCTGCTGGACCGCTCGATCACCTCGTACACCGAGGCGGTCCGCCGCACGCCGGCCACCGCGCCCGAACGCTCCGGCCGGCTGAGCAATCTCCGACGACTCCCCGGAACTGGCCCGCCGGCTGGTCAGCCTCGGGTACGGCCTGCTGCGCCGCGACGGCGCCACCGACGCGGACCGGGCCGCCGAGCTGCTCGAACGGGCGGTGGAGCGGACTCCCGGCGACTCGCCCGACCTGCCGCGCCGGCTCAACATGTACGGCGCGGCTCTGATCCGTCAGGCGGCCGATCCGCCCCGGGCCACCGCGACACTGCGCCGGGCCTGCGAGTCCGCCTTGGTGATCGACCCGCAGACCGCGCTCTTCTCGGCACGTCTCTGGGGCTGGTGGGCGGAGAACCGGCAGGTCTGGCCGGAGGCGGCCGAGGCGTACGGTTTCGGTCTGGCCGCGATGCGCACGCTGGTCCGCGTTCAGCTGGTGCGCACCGAGAAGGAGAACTGGCTGCGGGAGACCGCCGGCCTGGGCACCGAGGCCGCCTACGCCCACACGGCCGCCGGCTCGCCGCACGAGGCAGTGGTCGCCCTGGAGCAGAGCCGGGCCGCCCTGCTGGACGAAGCGCTGCAACGCGAGCGCGCCGACCTCGATCAGCTGCGCGGCACCCAGTGGGAGCCCTTGATCGACCGGTACGTGCAGGCGGCCGTCCGCGAGCGCGACCTGCAGGCTCTGCCGGTATCTGAAATGCCGGTCGTTGCCCGGCCGCACACGGTGGGCTGAGGCTTCGGGGGACGGAAGGGAGAAGTCCATGACCGTTCCCACCGCGCCGCCACCGGCCGAAGCACCCGGCGGCGGCCCGGAGAAGATTGACGCCGAGACCCGGGTGGAGCTCTACCGCACGATGGTGCTGGTGCGCGCCTTCGAGGAGGCGATGCTGCGGGAGTACCACGCCGACAAGGGTCCCGGTTTCGACATCGGCAAAGGCCTGGTGCCGGGTGAGATGCACCTGGCCGCCGGGCAGGAACCGGTCGCCGCCGGCGTCTGCGCGCACCTCAGCACCGACGACGCGGTCACCGCCACGCACCGCCCGCACCACTTCGCCATCGCCCACGGCATCGACCTGCGCCGGATGACAGCGGAGATCTTCGGCCGCGAGACCGGGCTGGGCCGGGGCCGCGGCGGGCACATGCACCTGTTCGACCCGCAGACGCATTTCTCCTGCTCCGGCATCATCGCCGAGGGCTATCCGCCGGCGCTCGGGCAGGCCTTCGCGTTCCAGCGCCGGGGCACCGACCGGATCGCGGTCGCGGTCACCGGCGAGGGCGCGGCCAACCAGGGCGCCTTCCACGAGTCGCTGAACCTGGCGGCGCTGTGGAAGCTGCCGGTGGTGTTCATCGTCGAGGACAACGACTGGGGCATCTCGGTGCCACGATCGGCGTCGACCAGCGTGCCGTCGAACGCGGCCCGCGCCGCCGCCTACGACATGCCCGGCGAGCGGGTCGAGGACAACGCGGTCGAGGCCGTGTACGCGGCGGCCGGCCGCGCAGTCGCGCGGGCCCGCGCCGGCGACGGGCCGAGCCTGATCGAGGTGCACACGTTGCGGTTGTGGGGGCATTTCGAGGGCGACGCCCAGGGCTACCGCAAGGACATCGAGGACGTTCCGGGCCGCGATCCGATTCCGACGTACGAGCGGACGCTGCGCGAAGCCGGCCTGCTGGACGACGACGCGGTCTCGCAGTTGCGGGCGTCGGCTGCCGCCCACGTCGAGGACGCGGTGACGTTCGCCAAGGACAGTCCCGCGCCGGATCCGGCGGAGGCGCTGCGCTACGTGTTCGCCGGGGGTACGTCATGACGGCGACGGCGGAGACCCACCGGCTGACCACGGCGAAAGCCATGGTCGACGGCATCGCGGCGGAGATGGAACGCGACCCGTCGGTCTTCTACCTCGGTGAGGACGTCGGCGCCTACGGTGGCATCTTCGGATCGTCGACCGGCCTGCTCGACCGGTTCGGCGCGACCCGGGTGATCGACACGCCGATCTCGGAGACCGCGTTCATCGGGCTGGCCGTCGGCGCGGCGGTCGAGGGGATGCGGCCGATCGTCGAGCTGATGTTCGTCGACTTCTTCGGCGTCTGCATGGATCAGATCTACAACCACATGGCCAAGATCTCGTACGAGTCGGGCGGCAACGTCCGCGTGCCGATGGTGCTGACCACCGCGGTCGGCGGCGGCTACAGCGACGGCGCGCAGCACAGTCAGTGCCTGTGGGGCACGTTCGCGCACCTGCCCGGGATGAAGGTCGTGGTGCCGAGCAACCCGTACGACGCCAAGGGCCTGATGATCTCGGCGATCCGCGACGACAGCCCGGTCGTCTACATGTTCCACAAGGGCGTCATGGGTCTGGCCTGGATGGCGAAGAACCGGCGCGCGATCGACGAGGTGCCGGACGAGGCGTACACCGTACCGATCGGCAAGGCCCGCATCGCCCGCCCCGGCGCCGCGGTGACGGTCGTGACGGTCTCGCTGTCGGTGCACCACACCCTCGACGTCGCGGAGAAGCTGGCCGGCGAGGGCATCGACGTCGAGGTGATCGATCTGCGCAGCCTGGTCCCGCTGGACCGCGACGCCATCGTCACCTCGGTCCGCAAGACCGGCCGCCTCGTGGTCGTCGACGAGGACTACCTGTCGTTCGGCCTGTCCGGCGAGGTGGTGGCCTCGGTGACCGACGTGGACCCGTCCCTGCTGCGCGCCCCGGTGGCCCGGGTCGCCGTTCCGGACGTGCCGATCCCGTACGCGCACTCCCTGGAGTACGCGGTGCTGCCCCGCCACGACCGCATCGAGGCCGCCATCCGCGACGTGGCCGCGGCATGACCGAGGTCCTGTTCCCAGCGCTGTCGAAGGAGGATCCGGCAGCGCTGGGCGTCCTCACCACCTGGTTCGTCACCGACGGCGACCAGGTCACGGCCGATCAGCTGCTGGCCGAGGTCCAGGTCGACAAGGTCTCGGTCGAGGTCCCGTCCCCCATCACCGGCGTCATCCATCTGCTGGTCGACGAGGAGGCGGAGGTCCGCCAAGGCAGCCCCATCGCCACCATCGCGGGTGGTTAGGATGACCGCATGAGCGCCGAGGCAGTTGGCAGGTCTTTCCCTGCAGCCGTCACGCTCGATGATCTTGCGGCGATGAATGCCGCCGACCGGTTCGGCCATCGGTACGAGCTGAGCCCCGAGGGAGCGTTGTCGGTCATGCCCCCGGCCGATTCAGAGCACGCCGCGATCGCAAGCCGCTTGTTCGCCTGGCTGATCCTGGCCGGGCTGCCAGCAGAGCAGATTCTCCAGACGGTCGGAGTCAAGCTGCCAGGCCCGGCAGGTGAGGGTGGCCGTATCCCCGACCTGACGATCTGGTCGGCGCCCCAACCGCGCAGTGTCTGGCTGCCGTTGACCGACCTGCTCGTGGCAGTCGAAATCGTTTCGCCGGGCTCCGCCGCGATGGACGAGGTCGTCAAGGTGCGGGAGTACGCCGAGGCCGGAATCCCGCGG is part of the Actinoplanes sp. NBC_00393 genome and harbors:
- a CDS encoding alpha-ketoacid dehydrogenase subunit beta; this encodes MTATAETHRLTTAKAMVDGIAAEMERDPSVFYLGEDVGAYGGIFGSSTGLLDRFGATRVIDTPISETAFIGLAVGAAVEGMRPIVELMFVDFFGVCMDQIYNHMAKISYESGGNVRVPMVLTTAVGGGYSDGAQHSQCLWGTFAHLPGMKVVVPSNPYDAKGLMISAIRDDSPVVYMFHKGVMGLAWMAKNRRAIDEVPDEAYTVPIGKARIARPGAAVTVVTVSLSVHHTLDVAEKLAGEGIDVEVIDLRSLVPLDRDAIVTSVRKTGRLVVVDEDYLSFGLSGEVVASVTDVDPSLLRAPVARVAVPDVPIPYAHSLEYAVLPRHDRIEAAIRDVAAA
- a CDS encoding Uma2 family endonuclease yields the protein MSAEAVGRSFPAAVTLDDLAAMNAADRFGHRYELSPEGALSVMPPADSEHAAIASRLFAWLILAGLPAEQILQTVGVKLPGPAGEGGRIPDLTIWSAPQPRSVWLPLTDLLVAVEIVSPGSAAMDEVVKVREYAEAGIPRYWMVERDAAQTVTLHVLGSDGVYAVAAKMPLAWLLQTAPADHHIGA
- a CDS encoding thiamine pyrophosphate-dependent dehydrogenase E1 component subunit alpha — its product is MTVPTAPPPAEAPGGGPEKIDAETRVELYRTMVLVRAFEEAMLREYHADKGPGFDIGKGLVPGEMHLAAGQEPVAAGVCAHLSTDDAVTATHRPHHFAIAHGIDLRRMTAEIFGRETGLGRGRGGHMHLFDPQTHFSCSGIIAEGYPPALGQAFAFQRRGTDRIAVAVTGEGAANQGAFHESLNLAALWKLPVVFIVEDNDWGISVPRSASTSVPSNAARAAAYDMPGERVEDNAVEAVYAAAGRAVARARAGDGPSLIEVHTLRLWGHFEGDAQGYRKDIEDVPGRDPIPTYERTLREAGLLDDDAVSQLRASAAAHVEDAVTFAKDSPAPDPAEALRYVFAGGTS
- a CDS encoding lipoyl domain-containing protein, which encodes MTEVLFPALSKEDPAALGVLTTWFVTDGDQVTADQLLAEVQVDKVSVEVPSPITGVIHLLVDEEAEVRQGSPIATIAGG